One window from the genome of Gemmatimonadota bacterium encodes:
- a CDS encoding DUF4097 family beta strand repeat-containing protein → MRRILPIVALALTGCAPVFYPAFGQSQETATPWHWSGEIQKDHWVYVRNLNGAVRVEAGTGDKVEVTAVKRWRLGNPEDVKISVVQTGAGKGDLLVCALFRDGDSCDERGYHSSRTNWVNWGNHDVSVELTIRLPAGARMNASTVNGSLNIEGATSEVIAHTVNGGITARSSGGAVSAKTTNGSINVRSALFDHEHSEISTVNGSVTVELTEALNATLDMRTVNGSVSSDFPITISGDISRRHVRGTLGTGGPTVKLSTVNGSVRLRKA, encoded by the coding sequence ATGCGGCGAATCCTCCCTATCGTCGCGCTGGCCCTCACCGGCTGCGCCCCTGTGTTTTATCCCGCGTTCGGTCAATCGCAGGAAACCGCAACCCCTTGGCACTGGAGCGGTGAGATTCAGAAGGATCACTGGGTGTATGTGCGCAATCTCAATGGCGCCGTCCGCGTGGAAGCAGGCACCGGCGACAAAGTGGAAGTCACGGCGGTCAAGCGCTGGCGGCTTGGCAATCCGGAGGACGTGAAGATCTCCGTGGTGCAGACCGGCGCCGGCAAAGGCGACTTGCTCGTGTGCGCCCTCTTTCGTGACGGCGACAGCTGTGATGAACGCGGCTACCACTCGTCCAGAACCAACTGGGTGAACTGGGGCAACCACGACGTAAGCGTAGAGCTCACCATCCGCCTCCCCGCCGGGGCGCGCATGAACGCGAGCACGGTGAATGGCTCGTTGAACATTGAAGGTGCGACCTCCGAAGTGATTGCCCACACGGTGAACGGTGGCATTACCGCCCGCTCCAGCGGTGGCGCAGTCAGCGCAAAAACCACCAACGGCAGCATCAACGTGCGGTCCGCCCTATTCGATCACGAACACTCAGAGATCAGCACGGTCAATGGGTCCGTCACCGTGGAGCTCACAGAGGCTTTGAACGCGACGCTTGATATGCGCACCGTCAACGGCAGCGTGAGCAGCGACTTCCCGATCACGATCAGCGGTGACATTAGCCGCCGGCACGTGCGTGGCACGCTCGGCACCGGCGGTCCAACGGTGAAGTTGAGCACGGTCAACGGCAGCGTCCGGCTTCGCAAAGCGTAG
- a CDS encoding XdhC family protein, giving the protein MSLPNILSECARLAAGAGAGALASVARRHGSLPMSATAKMLVTAGGARVGTVGGGCLEAEIIERALDVIERRVPAVSEHSLNAELAGDYGLTCGGTAVMLIEPVFPDDTLAAVYAAAATDVARGDRGVMATALDWSDGPAKLYGSHRTSQKIGDTEIVFDLDPAAPYTRVFGQGPAALHAALTAYGDDDETPSFVSDMLVEPMRGKPRLAVFGGGHVGARIAEVAALAGWSVTVVDDRADFADARRLPFAERTIVCDFHDVERAVQLDAHSYAVIATRGHQHDVVLASQLAPLGLHYLGMLGSRRKVALTAKMLRQWDVTQEAIDAMHAPVGLAIGADTPEEIAVSVVAEMIAVRRSGTRRRGAVDTAARSESAT; this is encoded by the coding sequence ATGAGTCTCCCGAACATTCTCTCTGAATGTGCCCGCCTTGCGGCGGGGGCCGGTGCCGGTGCACTGGCGAGCGTGGCGCGTCGTCACGGGTCGCTACCCATGAGCGCCACGGCCAAGATGCTCGTCACCGCTGGTGGCGCGCGCGTAGGAACAGTCGGTGGCGGCTGTCTCGAAGCTGAGATTATTGAGCGCGCGCTCGACGTGATCGAACGCCGCGTACCGGCCGTGAGCGAACATTCGCTCAACGCCGAACTCGCCGGCGACTACGGCCTCACCTGCGGCGGAACTGCGGTGATGCTCATCGAGCCGGTGTTTCCCGACGACACACTGGCCGCCGTGTATGCGGCCGCCGCCACTGACGTGGCACGCGGTGATCGTGGTGTAATGGCCACCGCCCTCGACTGGAGCGATGGGCCCGCCAAGCTGTATGGATCGCATCGCACCAGCCAAAAAATCGGCGACACGGAAATCGTGTTTGACCTCGACCCCGCCGCGCCCTACACGCGCGTGTTTGGCCAGGGTCCTGCCGCGCTACACGCCGCCCTCACCGCATACGGTGACGATGACGAAACGCCGAGTTTTGTGAGTGATATGCTCGTCGAACCCATGCGAGGCAAGCCGCGCCTCGCGGTGTTCGGCGGCGGGCACGTGGGCGCGCGCATTGCCGAAGTGGCCGCGCTCGCCGGTTGGAGCGTGACCGTGGTAGATGACCGTGCCGACTTTGCTGATGCACGTCGGCTGCCTTTTGCCGAACGCACCATCGTGTGCGATTTTCACGACGTCGAGCGCGCTGTACAACTCGACGCGCACAGCTATGCGGTGATCGCCACGCGCGGCCATCAGCACGACGTCGTGCTCGCCTCGCAACTCGCTCCGCTCGGCTTGCACTACCTCGGCATGCTCGGGAGCCGTCGCAAGGTGGCGCTCACCGCCAAGATGTTGCGTCAGTGGGACGTGACGCAGGAGGCCATCGACGCTATGCATGCCCCAGTCGGGCTCGCGATTGGCGCGGACACGCCCGAGGAGATTGCGGTGAGCGTGGTCGCCGAGATGATTGCCGTGCGACGGTCTGGAACGCGTCGCCGTGGCGCGGTGGACACCGCCGCTCGTTCGGAGTCGGCCACGTGA
- a CDS encoding 4a-hydroxytetrahydrobiopterin dehydratase: MSKLDDITVQRELGTLAGWARKGNALVKTYGFPTFPLAILFVNRVAQIAEQKDHHPDLDIRYTKVSVTLSTHSAGGITALDVELAREIEALSAG; encoded by the coding sequence CTGTCCAAACTCGATGACATCACGGTGCAGCGAGAGCTCGGGACGCTCGCCGGCTGGGCGCGCAAAGGGAATGCGTTGGTCAAGACGTATGGCTTTCCAACATTTCCACTGGCCATTCTTTTTGTAAACCGCGTGGCGCAGATTGCCGAACAGAAAGATCATCACCCCGATCTCGACATTCGGTACACCAAGGTGAGCGTTACACTCTCCACGCATTCGGCCGGCGGCATCACCGCGCTGGATGTAGAACTCGCGCGCGAGATCGAAGCACTGTCGGCTGGCTGA
- a CDS encoding Bax inhibitor-1/YccA family protein, whose translation MGYSRFAMPEQTLVRTGEERATLVRRTYSLVLTSVVVTIGGVWFALNNQSILEASAAHPFIMMILTFAPLMLAQSTRLATPQRLALVLMFTAIEGVFIAPMIYYYDKMQPGVVGQAGALTLSAFTVLTAYAWFSRRDFSAWGGFLTVGLWVMLGTMLLNMFFHNETASLWLAAVGVMLMSGLLLFDTWRIRNTFGPDDYVPAAITIYLDLLNMFLFVLSLLGGGRRRG comes from the coding sequence ATGGGTTACTCACGGTTCGCTATGCCGGAACAGACGCTCGTTCGCACGGGCGAGGAACGCGCGACGCTCGTGCGTCGCACCTACTCGCTGGTACTCACGAGTGTGGTGGTCACGATTGGAGGCGTGTGGTTTGCGCTCAACAATCAGTCGATTCTCGAAGCGTCGGCTGCGCATCCGTTCATCATGATGATTCTGACGTTCGCGCCGCTGATGCTTGCGCAGTCCACGCGGCTTGCCACGCCACAGCGCCTCGCGCTGGTGTTGATGTTCACGGCCATCGAAGGCGTGTTCATTGCGCCGATGATTTACTACTACGACAAGATGCAGCCCGGCGTGGTTGGGCAAGCGGGCGCACTCACGTTGAGTGCGTTCACGGTGCTCACCGCATATGCCTGGTTCAGCCGTCGCGACTTCAGCGCGTGGGGCGGGTTCCTCACCGTGGGACTCTGGGTGATGCTCGGCACGATGCTGCTCAACATGTTCTTCCACAACGAAACAGCCTCGCTCTGGCTTGCCGCAGTGGGCGTGATGTTGATGAGCGGACTGCTGCTGTTTGACACGTGGCGCATTCGCAACACGTTTGGGCCGGATGATTATGTGCCGGCAGCCATCACGATCTACTTGGATTTGTTGAATATGTTTTTGTTTGTGTTGTCGTTGCTGGGGGGAGGGAGGCGGCGCGGGTAA
- a CDS encoding PAS domain S-box protein gives MTIPLRLLAVEDSENDARLILRALRAGGYDVTTERVETADAMRAALARGPWDLVISDFRMPTFTGMEALDVLHASGDDVPFILISGTIGEDVAVSAMKAGAHDYLMKDNLTRLVPAVQRELRDAVDRQARRVADAALRVSHDRARAVTESAYDSIITADAAGNVISWNAAAERLFGYTAAEMIGRPLTVVMPAQHRDAHNAGMERVASGGATHVIGRSVEVTALTKTGDEIAVELSLAQWRTADGIFFTGMIRDISERKRSENDLRLSEARFRVIFEQSPLGVAVIDSLTGRFIDVNVRYAQIAGRTSAELRGMDWMRITHPDDVAEDQNHMSAMSGGMTSGFSMSKRYIRPDGSCVWISMTIAPLSGGDPEHPRHLCMIDDITAHREADEALRESEFRWKFAIEGAGDGLWDWNVPAGTVFFSARWKAMLGYAEDEIGNSLSEWEGRLHPDDAPRVRADVAALLDGSEPNYRNEHRVRCKDGSWLWILDRGTVLSRDANGKAVRVIGTHKDYTQQRRDEEQLRLEGGALEAAANAILITDATGVTIWTNAAFTTVTGYMAGEAIGKRPGELLKSGTHDVAFYKRMWATILSGAVWADEIVNRRKDGTLYTEEMTITPLKNQSGVTTHFVAVKQDISQRKLLEAQYRQSHKMESVGRLAGGIAHDFNNMLSVILGRAELALRQVDERQPLRVHLLEIEQAAKRSANLTRQLLAFARKEVVTPQPLDVNASIGEALKMLRRLIGENIRLDWNPAPASWHIMMDPSQLDQILANLCVNARDAIKTTGTLTIATDNIVVDASYAVKTPEAGPGEYVRLTVRDSGCGMTPEVKSHLFEPFFTTKAVGEGTGLGLSTVYGAVQQNHGFISVETELGRGATFELYFPRLVTAARGTPAAGIPAVEAAGGHETILLVEDEAMVLHLTATMLKEHGYTVLQASGPAEALKLAQASGNTIALLITDVVMPQMNGRALATTLLARQPQLKVLFMSGYAAGIEGITEIGGNPSAFIGKPFTVDALVTKVREVLDHVTA, from the coding sequence ATGACGATTCCGTTACGCCTCCTCGCCGTTGAAGACTCGGAGAATGACGCGCGTCTCATCTTGCGCGCGCTTCGCGCCGGTGGCTACGACGTCACCACGGAGCGCGTGGAGACCGCCGATGCGATGCGGGCCGCGCTCGCGCGTGGGCCGTGGGATCTCGTAATCTCAGACTTCCGGATGCCCACGTTTACCGGCATGGAAGCGCTCGATGTTCTGCACGCGAGCGGCGACGATGTGCCGTTCATTCTCATATCGGGGACGATCGGCGAAGATGTCGCGGTTTCCGCTATGAAAGCGGGCGCGCACGACTACCTGATGAAGGACAATCTCACGCGCCTGGTGCCTGCGGTGCAACGCGAGTTGCGCGACGCGGTTGATCGGCAGGCGCGCCGAGTGGCGGATGCCGCGCTACGGGTGAGTCACGATCGTGCGCGCGCGGTCACCGAGTCGGCGTACGACAGCATTATTACCGCAGATGCGGCGGGCAACGTCATCAGCTGGAACGCCGCGGCTGAGCGCCTGTTTGGCTATACGGCGGCGGAGATGATCGGCCGCCCGCTCACGGTGGTCATGCCAGCGCAGCACCGCGACGCGCATAACGCGGGAATGGAACGCGTCGCCTCGGGCGGCGCCACGCATGTCATCGGCCGATCCGTCGAAGTGACCGCGCTCACCAAAACCGGAGATGAGATAGCGGTAGAGTTGTCGCTTGCGCAATGGCGCACCGCCGATGGGATCTTCTTTACCGGCATGATCCGCGATATTTCCGAACGGAAGCGCAGCGAAAATGACCTGCGCCTCAGCGAAGCGCGGTTCCGTGTCATTTTCGAGCAATCTCCCCTTGGCGTGGCGGTGATTGATTCGTTAACTGGACGATTCATCGATGTGAACGTTCGCTACGCCCAGATCGCGGGTCGCACGAGCGCGGAGCTCCGCGGCATGGACTGGATGCGCATCACGCATCCGGACGACGTCGCCGAGGATCAGAACCACATGTCCGCGATGAGCGGCGGCATGACGTCCGGATTCTCCATGAGCAAACGCTACATTCGCCCCGACGGCTCGTGCGTCTGGATCAGCATGACGATCGCACCACTCAGCGGTGGTGACCCTGAACACCCGCGGCACTTGTGCATGATTGACGACATCACGGCACACCGCGAGGCGGACGAGGCGCTGCGCGAGAGCGAGTTCCGTTGGAAGTTTGCCATCGAAGGCGCCGGCGATGGCCTGTGGGATTGGAACGTGCCTGCCGGGACCGTGTTCTTTAGCGCACGCTGGAAGGCGATGCTGGGTTACGCCGAGGATGAGATTGGCAACAGTCTCAGCGAGTGGGAGGGTCGACTGCATCCTGACGATGCGCCGCGCGTGAGGGCCGATGTGGCAGCGCTCCTCGATGGCTCGGAACCGAACTACCGCAACGAACATCGCGTGCGATGTAAGGACGGCAGCTGGCTTTGGATTCTCGATCGGGGCACGGTGCTCAGCCGGGACGCCAATGGAAAAGCCGTGCGCGTGATTGGGACGCACAAGGATTACACCCAACAGCGGCGGGACGAAGAACAGCTGCGCCTCGAAGGGGGCGCCCTCGAAGCAGCGGCGAATGCCATTCTCATTACCGATGCAACGGGTGTGACGATCTGGACGAACGCCGCCTTTACCACCGTGACTGGCTACATGGCGGGCGAGGCGATAGGCAAACGCCCCGGCGAGTTGCTCAAGTCGGGCACGCACGATGTGGCCTTCTACAAGCGGATGTGGGCGACGATCCTCAGCGGCGCGGTCTGGGCCGACGAAATCGTCAACCGTCGCAAGGACGGCACGCTCTACACGGAAGAGATGACAATCACTCCGCTCAAAAACCAGAGCGGCGTCACGACCCATTTTGTGGCGGTCAAGCAGGATATCAGCCAACGAAAACTTCTCGAAGCACAGTACCGCCAGAGCCACAAAATGGAGTCGGTGGGGCGGTTGGCGGGTGGGATTGCCCACGACTTCAATAACATGCTCAGTGTGATCCTCGGTCGCGCCGAACTCGCGCTGCGTCAAGTGGACGAGCGGCAGCCGCTCCGCGTGCATCTCCTCGAAATCGAACAGGCGGCGAAGCGATCAGCAAACTTGACACGGCAACTACTCGCCTTTGCCCGCAAGGAGGTCGTCACCCCTCAGCCTTTGGATGTCAACGCCAGCATCGGCGAAGCACTGAAAATGCTGCGTCGGTTGATTGGCGAGAACATTCGGCTCGACTGGAATCCAGCACCGGCGTCGTGGCACATCATGATGGATCCGTCGCAGCTTGACCAAATCCTCGCGAACCTGTGCGTGAATGCGCGCGACGCGATCAAGACGACGGGAACGCTGACGATTGCCACAGACAATATTGTGGTCGACGCGTCGTATGCCGTTAAAACCCCGGAGGCTGGTCCGGGCGAGTACGTACGCCTCACGGTTCGTGACAGCGGCTGTGGTATGACGCCTGAGGTGAAGTCGCACCTCTTCGAGCCGTTCTTCACGACCAAAGCCGTGGGTGAAGGGACCGGTCTCGGTCTTTCCACCGTGTATGGCGCGGTGCAGCAGAACCACGGGTTTATTAGCGTGGAGACCGAACTGGGGCGCGGTGCCACCTTTGAACTCTACTTTCCACGACTTGTCACGGCCGCACGCGGAACGCCGGCAGCGGGCATACCGGCGGTGGAAGCAGCCGGCGGTCACGAGACGATTCTGCTCGTGGAGGACGAAGCGATGGTTCTGCACCTTACCGCGACGATGCTCAAAGAACATGGCTACACGGTTCTCCAAGCGAGCGGACCGGCCGAGGCGCTGAAACTCGCGCAGGCGTCCGGCAATACGATTGCTCTCCTCATCACGGACGTCGTGATGCCGCAGATGAATGGCCGCGCACTCGCGACGACTCTTTTGGCCCGACAACCGCAACTCAAGGTCCTGTTTATGTCAGGCTATGCGGCGGGGATCGAGGGCATCACGGAGATCGGCGGCAACCCATCGGCCTTTATTGGCAAGCCCTTCACCGTCGACGCGCTCGTGACGAAAGTGCGGGAGGTGCTCGACCATGTGACGGCGTAG
- a CDS encoding DUF4097 family beta strand repeat-containing protein produces MTRTLRTLLLSAFALTVLAPTLVLAQSERSRVDTLYAFAKGGTIDLGLVSGNIIVTGWTRQEAKIYAFIEHGAFDVSLSGTQVSLQVRSRRGITLFGSNDSRIEVMVPIGTRVSAHTVSGDIRIKSTAGEVEARSVSGDVEVIDATERLVVHTVSGNAHLANAHGRIRFDATSGDLTLDDASGDIGAKSVSGDVHLTNVRANQLRAETVSGDITYQGSAEGTGSFDLSSHSGDLRLEMPGNTAASLSLQTFSGDLNSQFPMTLQPGQSGRRGRKMEFTINGGGARISAQTFSGNIHIERGANRASKEN; encoded by the coding sequence ATGACACGCACCCTCCGTACGCTGCTGCTCTCGGCCTTTGCCCTGACCGTCCTCGCACCGACACTCGTGCTCGCGCAGAGCGAGCGGAGCCGAGTGGACACCCTCTACGCCTTTGCAAAAGGCGGCACGATCGACCTCGGGCTGGTGAGTGGCAACATCATTGTCACCGGCTGGACGCGTCAAGAGGCCAAGATCTACGCGTTCATTGAGCACGGCGCGTTTGACGTGTCGCTCTCCGGCACGCAGGTCTCTCTCCAAGTGCGTTCGCGCCGCGGGATTACGCTGTTCGGGTCGAACGACAGCCGCATTGAGGTCATGGTGCCGATCGGCACGCGGGTGAGCGCACACACGGTGAGCGGCGACATTCGCATCAAATCCACCGCCGGCGAAGTGGAAGCACGGTCCGTGAGTGGCGACGTCGAGGTGATCGACGCCACCGAACGGTTGGTTGTGCACACCGTGTCGGGTAATGCGCACCTCGCCAACGCCCATGGCCGCATTCGGTTTGATGCCACCAGTGGCGACCTCACCCTGGACGATGCCTCCGGCGACATCGGCGCCAAGTCGGTGAGCGGTGACGTGCATTTGACCAACGTGCGGGCCAACCAGCTGCGCGCTGAAACCGTAAGCGGCGACATCACGTATCAGGGGAGTGCGGAGGGAACGGGCTCGTTCGACCTCTCCTCACACAGCGGCGATCTTCGTCTCGAAATGCCCGGCAACACGGCGGCATCGCTCAGCTTGCAGACGTTCAGCGGGGATCTCAATAGTCAGTTCCCGATGACGCTACAGCCTGGGCAGAGCGGTCGGCGCGGCCGGAAGATGGAGTTCACGATCAACGGTGGCGGCGCCCGAATTTCGGCGCAGACGTTCAGTGGCAATATTCACATTGAGCGCGGTGCAAACCGCGCGAGCAAGGAGAACTGA
- a CDS encoding RNA polymerase sigma factor, which translates to MLQPSVAQSDSPDDVALATRGDRRAFERLYRTHVSRVYSLCARMVGDKARAEELTQDVFVRAWEKLTQFRGESAFGTWLHRLAVNVVLNERQTERRRRDKHDDSIEEMDSLAYADVRPTEVPGLSIDLERAIATLPPGAKKVFVLHDVQGYTHEEIGEMLGVTSGGCKAQLHRARMLLRAQLTQ; encoded by the coding sequence TTGCTCCAACCCTCAGTAGCCCAGTCCGATTCACCAGATGACGTTGCCCTCGCTACACGCGGGGACCGCCGAGCCTTCGAACGGCTCTACCGGACGCACGTCAGCCGCGTGTACTCGCTCTGCGCACGAATGGTGGGAGACAAAGCCCGGGCCGAGGAGCTCACGCAGGATGTGTTTGTGCGGGCGTGGGAAAAGTTGACGCAGTTTCGCGGCGAAAGCGCGTTTGGCACCTGGCTCCACCGACTCGCGGTGAACGTGGTGCTCAACGAACGGCAAACGGAACGCCGCCGCCGCGACAAGCACGACGACAGTATCGAAGAAATGGATTCCTTGGCCTACGCCGACGTGCGGCCAACCGAAGTCCCGGGGCTCTCGATCGATCTCGAACGGGCGATCGCCACGCTCCCGCCAGGTGCCAAGAAAGTGTTCGTGCTCCACGACGTGCAGGGCTATACCCACGAGGAGATAGGCGAGATGCTCGGCGTCACCTCAGGGGGCTGCAAGGCGCAGTTGCACCGCGCCCGCATGCTGTTACGCGCACAGTTGACCCAATGA
- a CDS encoding response regulator produces MHGKILLVEDNPDDVKLTLRAFKDQNLSNDIVVAHDGAEALEYVFGTGAYAGRDVADQPAVIFLDLKLPKFDGLEVLRRIRHDPRTALQPVVILTSSSEEQDMMQGYALGANSYVRKPVDFDQFMEAARELGLYWLLLNQAPPRTSHDV; encoded by the coding sequence ATGCACGGTAAGATTTTGCTCGTGGAGGACAATCCCGACGATGTGAAGCTGACGCTGCGCGCGTTCAAGGATCAGAACCTTAGCAATGACATCGTGGTTGCACACGACGGGGCTGAGGCATTGGAGTACGTCTTCGGCACGGGCGCCTACGCCGGCCGCGATGTGGCGGACCAGCCGGCCGTCATCTTTCTCGACCTCAAACTGCCAAAGTTCGACGGACTCGAGGTACTTCGCCGGATTCGCCACGACCCCCGCACGGCGCTGCAGCCCGTCGTCATCCTCACCTCCTCGAGCGAGGAGCAGGATATGATGCAGGGCTACGCGCTCGGTGCCAATAGCTACGTTCGCAAGCCGGTGGACTTCGATCAGTTTATGGAAGCCGCTCGAGAACTGGGGCTCTACTGGTTGCTCCTGAACCAAGCGCCGCCGAGAACGTCGCACGACGTATGA
- a CDS encoding ATP-binding protein gives MERERSPVRRVGEPWVGPALDWVARIVSASAILVGSTVLVGWALKNNALKSVYPGWVSMKANTALAFVLAGLGLLIFRPAPSTRGSRLITARIHTARLFTWLSGAIGLLSLAEYAFDWNAGIDQLLFAESLGAVATSHPGRMSPDAAICFALLAVGVSIAQRSLPSAKTRAAALIAGSLISMIALSELFSYFAPALRTEGWGGLTKMAVHTAALFAVLGLALLRVAVQFGSPESTVAEDHEEHPLDRGRARLLFVFVLLVVGIIATGIAYYRSYVSRFQREVEQQLSAVAELKVGELQQWRKERIGDANILYKNPAISALVQRLFHGPDEAGARRELMMWLGKYGTHYRYDHIRLLDSAGVTRLSWPDKLPNAASTVVKHAMEAYGSGQVALQDFYRSDYDNAVRLALLIPILDEGVRHRSFGVIVLRIDPTYYLYPFIKRWPSPSRTAETLVVRREGNEVVFLNELRFQKNTALEFRAPLSQINMPAVQAALGREGVVAGIDYRGVAVLAAVRSVPDSPWALVARMDEAEALAPLSSIFIQVVVLMGALLLGAGAGVAILWQQQHVRYLQGEAASADALQVEKESLEQRVIARTAALEAANKEMEAFSYSVSHDLRAPLRSIDGFSRIVLEDYQAKLDDEGRDSLNRIRAAAQHMAKLIDDMLKLSRISRAELRRERVDLSAVARDVAEALTQTDPSRAVEFVITDGLVADGDPTLLRAVLDNLLGNAWKFTGRRAHARIEFGSVQQDDLTNYFVRDNGAGFNEAHAGKLFDAFQRLHSGTDFPGTGIGLATVRRIIHRHGGRVWAHGTVDDGATFSFTLSA, from the coding sequence GTGGAACGTGAACGGTCACCCGTACGCCGCGTTGGGGAGCCGTGGGTGGGGCCGGCTCTCGACTGGGTCGCGCGCATAGTCAGCGCGTCAGCCATTCTCGTCGGTAGCACGGTGCTCGTTGGCTGGGCGCTCAAAAACAACGCATTGAAAAGTGTGTACCCGGGCTGGGTATCCATGAAGGCGAACACGGCGCTCGCATTCGTGCTCGCCGGACTTGGGTTGCTGATCTTTCGTCCGGCCCCCTCCACGCGTGGCTCGCGACTCATCACCGCTCGCATCCACACGGCTCGGCTTTTCACTTGGCTCAGCGGTGCGATCGGACTGCTTTCGCTTGCCGAGTACGCGTTCGATTGGAATGCCGGCATTGATCAACTGCTCTTCGCCGAGTCATTAGGCGCCGTTGCCACCTCGCATCCGGGGCGCATGTCGCCGGATGCGGCGATCTGCTTTGCGCTCCTCGCCGTCGGAGTGTCGATCGCCCAGCGTTCGCTGCCCTCTGCCAAAACACGCGCTGCCGCCCTGATAGCCGGCTCGTTGATCTCGATGATCGCGCTAAGCGAACTGTTCTCGTATTTTGCGCCCGCGCTCCGGACAGAAGGCTGGGGCGGCCTAACAAAGATGGCGGTGCACACGGCGGCGCTGTTCGCGGTGCTCGGCCTCGCACTCCTGCGGGTCGCGGTGCAATTCGGCTCACCAGAATCGACCGTGGCGGAAGACCACGAGGAACACCCACTCGACCGTGGCCGAGCTCGGCTGCTTTTCGTGTTCGTGCTTCTGGTGGTCGGAATCATTGCCACGGGGATCGCGTACTACCGGAGCTATGTCAGTCGTTTCCAGCGCGAGGTGGAACAGCAGTTATCCGCCGTCGCGGAGTTGAAAGTCGGTGAGCTGCAACAATGGCGCAAAGAGCGGATCGGGGACGCGAATATTCTTTATAAAAACCCCGCGATCTCTGCCCTCGTGCAGCGCCTCTTCCACGGGCCAGATGAGGCCGGCGCGCGGCGCGAACTAATGATGTGGCTCGGGAAATACGGCACGCACTATCGGTATGACCACATCCGTTTGCTCGACTCCGCCGGCGTCACACGATTGTCGTGGCCCGACAAATTGCCGAATGCCGCTTCCACCGTCGTGAAGCACGCGATGGAAGCGTACGGGTCTGGACAGGTGGCCCTCCAGGATTTTTACCGTAGTGACTACGACAATGCCGTGCGGCTGGCGCTGCTGATTCCCATTCTCGACGAGGGGGTTCGCCATCGTTCGTTTGGCGTCATCGTCCTGCGCATCGATCCCACGTACTATCTCTATCCGTTCATCAAGCGATGGCCGAGCCCAAGCCGGACGGCCGAGACCCTCGTCGTCCGTCGCGAAGGCAATGAAGTGGTGTTTCTGAATGAACTCCGATTTCAAAAGAACACCGCGCTCGAGTTCCGCGCGCCGCTGAGCCAAATCAACATGCCGGCGGTGCAGGCTGCGCTCGGGCGCGAGGGGGTTGTGGCGGGCATTGACTACCGTGGCGTCGCGGTCCTCGCGGCCGTGCGTTCCGTGCCCGATTCACCGTGGGCGCTGGTGGCTCGCATGGACGAGGCCGAGGCGCTTGCACCGTTGTCCTCCATCTTCATTCAAGTGGTGGTCTTGATGGGGGCGTTGTTGCTCGGCGCCGGTGCCGGCGTCGCGATTCTCTGGCAACAGCAACATGTCCGATACCTTCAGGGAGAGGCGGCATCGGCGGACGCGCTCCAGGTGGAGAAAGAGAGCCTCGAACAACGGGTGATCGCGCGAACCGCCGCGCTCGAGGCCGCGAACAAGGAGATGGAGGCGTTCAGCTACTCTGTCTCGCACGACCTGCGCGCCCCTCTGCGGAGTATCGACGGCTTCAGCCGCATCGTGCTGGAGGATTACCAGGCGAAGCTCGATGACGAGGGCCGCGACAGTCTCAATCGCATTCGCGCGGCCGCGCAACACATGGCGAAGCTCATTGATGACATGCTCAAGCTCTCGCGGATTAGTCGTGCCGAACTGCGGCGCGAGCGAGTAGACCTGAGTGCGGTGGCCCGTGACGTTGCCGAGGCGCTGACGCAAACGGATCCGTCGCGGGCGGTGGAGTTCGTCATTACCGATGGCCTCGTCGCCGACGGTGATCCGACGTTGCTCCGCGCTGTCCTCGACAACCTGCTTGGCAACGCCTGGAAATTCACCGGCCGGCGTGCGCATGCACGTATTGAGTTCGGCTCGGTGCAGCAGGACGACTTGACGAATTATTTCGTGCGCGACAATGGCGCGGGCTTCAACGAGGCGCATGCCGGCAAGCTCTTTGACGCATTTCAACGTCTGCACAGTGGCACCGATTTTCCCGGCACCGGAATCGGACTGGCCACGGTGCGGCGCATCATTCATCGCCATGGCGGCCGCGTGTGGGCGCATGGTACCGTGGACGACGGCGCGACCTTCTCTTTCACCCTGAGTGCCTGA